The sequence CGGGCGCATAGGTTCGCACAAAAACAAAATCATTCTTGCGGTGCAGGGTGGGCAGCGGCGAGGGGAAAGTAAAATCACGGCGCCAGCACTTGCCTTGCCGTTCCCACGCCGCGCCGCGAATTTCGTCGCTTGCCAGCGCAGGCGGCTCAGGGAAAAGTAAGTGAGGATCAGAAACGTTGTGTTCTGAAAGATCCAGAAACCGTGGCGGGAATTTTCCCTCCTGGCGGCCGGCAATGGCCTGCATGCCGCGGCAAAACATGCCGTCGAGCCAGCGCGACCAACCGGCATGTGAGGAAGTCTTCATCCTTGAATTCTCCTTTGCGATCGAACTAGTTGTCAGGCGCAAATGTCGTGAAGTATGCCACGAAATGCAAACAATTACTCAACAACTCAGCGCTTGGCTTCTTTCCCGGGTTGTCGTGGTTGGCTCTTTATCGCGCCGGTTTACTCAAGTGCATCAATTTGCGTGCGGCGTTTACGTATAACGCTACCGGCGCCATGCGTACGAGCCGATACAACAAACTCATGCGCCAGGGATAGATATAAAGATGCTTTCGCTTGGCAACGGCGGTAATCATCAGCCGCGCGGCTTGAGGCGGGGATAATAACCAAAAACGTCTGGGATTGCCTCGATTGATCGGCGTGTCGACAAAGCCGGGGTGAATCATGGTGAATTGAATATCCGGCAGCTCGACGGCCAGGCTTTCGAGAAAATAGGCCAGGCTGATTTTGCTCAGACTGTACAAGCTGCGATAAGGCAAACCCCGCATCGAAGCGGCTGAACCAATGCCGATAATCGTTCCAGATTTTTGCGGCGCCATGATTTGCAGGCTTGCAATTGTGGTGTAAATGGCGCCGTGCAGATTTGTGTTGAGCAAGGCATCGGCATTTTCCCACGTCCAGCGCCGAAACGAAGTATCAAGGCTGACGCCGCTGTTGACCCAGACTGCATCCAGGCGGCCGGCGTTTTGATGAAATGCGTTGACCGCGGCAACTACCTGCTCGCGCTCGCGAACATCGCAGGCGCGAATCCAAAATGTGCTGCCGGTGTGCGCGAGTTTGGCGGCCAGCTCTTCCATGGGCGCTGCGCGCCGGCTGAGCAAACCGAATTTGATGTTATAAGGCGCGAGCGCTTCGGTAACAGCCGCGCCCAAACCCGAAGATGCTCCAGTAATCAAAACACTTTTGCCCGACCAGTACGAAGCTAGCCGCTGGCTCATTTTCCTTCCTCCGGCAAATTGCTATGCTCACACGTTTTTGGGGCGCAAGATAGTCACGAATCGAGCATTTGTCAAGGCACGGGGGCTGTTCCGTAATTCTGTGCTTGCATTTTTAAGCAGAGTTTGCTTTAATTTTCCCGCAGTTTAAACCATTCCGAACGGAGCAAAACATGAAAAGGCTCAACGATCTGTTGTTGGGAGAACAATTCACCACCTTTCTCGTGCTCACCAAAAAAGAGCGCCGGGCGA is a genomic window of Cytophagia bacterium CHB2 containing:
- a CDS encoding SDR family NAD(P)-dependent oxidoreductase, which codes for MSQRLASYWSGKSVLITGASSGLGAAVTEALAPYNIKFGLLSRRAAPMEELAAKLAHTGSTFWIRACDVREREQVVAAVNAFHQNAGRLDAVWVNSGVSLDTSFRRWTWENADALLNTNLHGAIYTTIASLQIMAPQKSGTIIGIGSAASMRGLPYRSLYSLSKISLAYFLESLAVELPDIQFTMIHPGFVDTPINRGNPRRFWLLSPPQAARLMITAVAKRKHLYIYPWRMSLLYRLVRMAPVALYVNAARKLMHLSKPAR